A region of Salvia splendens isolate huo1 chromosome 17, SspV2, whole genome shotgun sequence DNA encodes the following proteins:
- the LOC121774808 gene encoding LRR receptor-like serine/threonine-protein kinase HSL2: protein MNNLLAALLITSIFFTVFVHSATDASNRDAAILLRPTENQHLQDPLGSLHDWLQTSPNAPCNWTGVSCSGGAVVALNLRSLGIAGDFPADFCLISTLRSLDLSDNSLGGNISSNSIALCSHLSSLNLSSNYFVGDLPGFPVEFLNLTVLDFSINNFSSEIPANFVNLRRLQFLSLGSNLLNESVPEFLSELTELTQLVLAVNPFRPSPLPRNIGRLAKLEFLIAPMANLEGQIPESIGNLSSMKIFDVSQNNLVGEIPKSIGGMRNAEQIELYHNHLSGEIPDAFSGLTSLLRFDASENNLTGKIPQSLAALPLESFNLNDNHLEGEIPEILGLNPNLNQLKLFNNKLSGSLPESLGMNSNLAEIDVSGNNLEGPLPQNLCYRRNLQSLIIFGNRISGSIPDDYGKCSSLLYVRIQNNELSGVVPDDFWALDLDHIEFTNNKLEGSIPPSVSNAKGLQQLLISGNNFSGNLPAEICHLKELRKIYLSGNSFSGELPYCINQFTKLLELHIRGNMFSGEIPGRLAAWRELTQLDLSSNHLSGSIPAELGTLPVLTLLNLSNNMLSGGIPEELSKSTINQLDISNNQLQGRVPVRLDTKFYLPSLLGNAELCSMNLKELPPCSRSKPASLVLVGVLSSLAFVLVVSLVWLLIKNRKLIALGCRNKQSWKITSFQKIQFSGEEVLFSLIDQNLVGSGGSGRVYRVRLKSGKMVAAKRLWEAKGLAESVFHSEMETLGRIRHVNIVRLLFSFVGDKCKVLVYDYMENGSLGDVLHGDKGGLLLDWPTRFSIATGAAQGLAYLHHDCVPPIVHRDLKPNNILLDEELRPRVADFGLAKILNRDADEEDGAMSRVAGSYGYIAPEYGYTMKVTEKSDVYSFGVVLLELVSGRRPNHENKNIVKWVREVASAEGLEEVLDSRMDASMIEYDQVEKVLNVALLCTAELPINRPSMRRVVELLKDHNTRGI, encoded by the exons ATGAATAATCTACTTGCTGCTCTTCTCATCACCTCCATCTTCTTCACCGTTTTCGTGCATTCAGCAACAGATGCCTCAAACCGCGATGCTGCAATTTTGCTCCGACCCACAGAGAATCAACATCTGCAAGACCCGCTCGGATCGCTCCACGACTGGCTCCAGACCTCTCCCAACGCACCATGCAATTGGACCGGGGTTTCTTGCAGCGGCGGCGCCGTGGTTGCCTTGAACCTCCGCAGCCTCGGCATTGCTGGGGACTTTCCGGCGGATTTTTGCCTGATTTCTACGCTCCGGAGTCTCGACCTCTCTGATAACAGCCTCGGCGGGAATATTAGTTCCAATTCGATTGCTCTGTGCTCGCATCTTTCCTCTCTCAACCTCTCTTCCAATTACTTTGTCGGTGACCTGCCTGGTTTCCCTGTGGAATTTCTCAATCTGACGGTGTTGGATTTTTCAATCAACAACTTCTCCAGTGAAATTCCGGCGAATTTTGTTAACTTGCGAAGGCTCCAGTTTCTCTCACTTGGTTCGAATCTACTCAACGAGTCAGTACCCGAGTTCCTGTCCGAGTTAACTGAGTTAACTCAGTTGGTCTTGGCGGTAAATCCTTTTCGGCCGAGTCCTCTGCCGAGAAACATTGGACGCCTGGCGAAGCTCGAGTTCCTGATAGCTCCAATGGCGAATCTCGAAGGTCAGATTCCTGAATCCATCGGAAATCTAAGTTCTATGAAAATCTTCGACGTTTCGCAGAACAATTTGGTCGGAGAAATTCCGAAGAGCATCGGCGGAATGAGAAATGCCGAACAGATCGAGCTGTATCACAATCATCTCTCCGGCGAAATTCCGGATGCATTTTCCGGTCTCACTTCGTTGCTGCGTTTCGACGCGTCGGAGAACAATCTGACTGGGAAAATCCCCCAAAGTCTGGCGGCGCTGCCGCTGGAGTCGTTCAATCTGAACGACAATCACTTGGAAGGTGAAATTCCGGAGATTTTAGGTTTAAATCCGAATCTTAATCAGCTGAAGCTATTCAACAACAAACTTTCGGGTTCTCTGCCGGAATCATTGGGCATGAATTCCAATTTGGCAGAAATCGACGTTTCCGGCAACAATTTGGAAGGTCCGTTGCCCCAGAACTTGTGTTACAGAAGGAATCTTCAGAGTTTGATAATATTTGGGAACAGAATCTCAGGCTCAATACCTGATGATTATGGTAAATGCAGCTCGCTATTGTACGTCCGTATTCAAAACAACGAGCTCTCCGGAGTTGTACCTGATGATTTCTGGGCTCTCGATCTCGATCACATCGAGTTCACCAACAATAAATTGGAAGGCAGTATTCCACCATCAGTTTCAAATGCAAAAGGCCTCCAGCAGCTATTGATATCCGGCAACAATTTCTCAGGAAATTTGCCGGCAGAAATCTGCCATTTGAAGGAGTTAAGGAAAATCTATTTGAGTGGAAACAGCTTCTCCGGTGAATTGCCTTACTGTATTAACCAGTTCACAAAGTTGCTGGAGCTCCACATACGAGGAAACATGTTTTCCGGCGAGATTCCGGGAAGGTTAGCAGCGTGGAGGGAGCTAACGCAGTTGGATTTGTCGAGTAACCATCTCTCTGGCAGTATACCGGCGGAATTGGGAACTTTGCCAGTGTTAACCTTGCTGAATCTTTCCAACAATATGCTGTCTGGTGGGATTCCGGAGGAGTTATCTAAGTCCACAATAAACCAGCTCGATATCTCAAACAATCAGCTTCAAGGCAGAGTGCCGGTTCGTTTGGACACCAAGTTTTATCTGCCTAGCCTACTTGGGAATGCAGAATTGTGCAGTATGAATCTCAAAGAACTTCCACCATGTTCAAGATCGAAGCCAGCGAGTTTGGTGTTGGTGGGAGTTCTCTCATCTCTTGCATTCGTACTCGTTGTCTCACTTGTTTGGCTCTTGATCAAGAACAGGAAACTTATAGCTTTAGGTTGCAGAAACAAGCAGTCTTGGAAGATCACATCATTCCAGAAGATCCAGTTTAGCGGGGAGGAGGTTCTGTTCTCATTGATCGATCAGAATCTTGTTGGCTCGGGGGGATCAGGCCGGGTGTATCGCGTGAGGCTGAAGAGCGGAAAGATGGTTGCTGCTAAGCGGCTCTGGGAGGCGAAGGGGCTTGCAGAATCCGTGTTCCATTCGGAGATGGAAACATTGGGAAGAATTAGGCATGTTAACATAGTGAGGTTGTTGTTTAGCTTCGTTGGTGACAAGTGCAAGGTGCTTGTGTATGATTACATGGAGAATGGGAGTTTAGGGGACGTTTTGCACGGGGATAAAGGGGGGTTGTTGCTGGACTGGCCGACGAGGTTTTCCATTGCAACTGGGGCTGCTCAGGGGCTTGCTTACTTGCACCACGACTGTGTGCCTCCGATTGTGCACAGAGATCTTAAGCCCAACAACATCCTGTTGGACGAGGAGTTGAGGCCGAGAGTGGCTGATTTTGGGCTGGCCAAGATACTGAACAGGGATGCAGATGAGGAAGATGGAGCTATGTCCCGTGTGGCCGGATCTTATGGGTACATTGCACCAG AGTACGGGTACACGATGAAAGTGACGGAGAAGAGTGATGTGTATAGCTTCGGAGTAGTGTTGCTGGAACTAGTAAGTGGGAGGAGGCCCAACCATGAGAACAAGAACATCGTGAAGTGGGTAAGGGAGGTTGCATCTGCAGAGGGTTTGGAAGAGGTGTTAGACTCGAGGATGGATGCTTCGATGATTGAATACGATCAAGTGGAGAAGGTGCTGAATGTGGCTCTGCTATGTACTGCTGAGCTGCCCATCAATAGGCCATCCATGAGAAGGGTTGTTGAATTGCTCAAGGATCATAACACTCGAGGCATCTAA
- the LOC121774223 gene encoding uncharacterized protein LOC121774223, protein MAREDISWAMEHAMFAFGNQILACIRAIQEQEQAEQQIPRPIRHRTSVHREHRLAHQRLFEDYFADEPRWGAMVFLQIVHALEARDEYFQQRQDAAHRSGLSQLTKGTVALRQLAYGTTADMFDEYLHFGDTTGRECGQIL, encoded by the coding sequence ATGGCCAGAGAAGATATAAGTTGGGCAATGGAACACGCAATGTTTGCTTTCGGGAACCAGATTCTCGCATGTATTCGTGCAATCCAAGAGCAAGAGCAGGCCGAACAGCAGATCCCGAGGCCCATCCGCCACCGGACATCCGTCCATCGAGAGCATCGTCTAGCTCATCAACGTCTGTTCGAGGACTACTTCGCCGATGAGCCCCGTTGGGGAGCGATGGTTTTTCTCCAAATAGTTCATGCGTTGGAGGCGCGCGACGAGTACTTCCAGCAGCGACAAGATGCGGCCCACAGAAGCGGTCTATCCCAGCTCACGAAGGGCACGGTTGCGCTTCGTCaattggcatacggcaccacagcggacatgttcgacgagtatctTCACTTCGGGGATACAACTGGTCGGGAGTGTGGTCAAATTTTGTGA
- the LOC121773979 gene encoding uncharacterized protein LOC121773979, whose protein sequence is MAVAVEANPTPLPNPKPKPKPKPSLRVCFSYAAYAKNVVHYLHSSNIPIAAALSDAEFAAVESAFRFSFPPDLRSILQEGLPVGPGFPNWRSSSQQQLEILTTLPVLGICKEVSRNNFWLDSWGLKPPDPDRAALLAKAFLKKAPVLVPIYRNFYIPSAPCAAGNPVFYVHGSDVRVWSFDIAGFFQKMEFGMCGEAIPRRRVGAGVFSAAPAWAATEGRRIEFWTEMAEKRGGWWSGELGGCLEEVCWRLRDGGWKEEDVREMMMIDGCDASVDGEGVGSMSERMLRAGWSTEDVVDLLGFPNRNGVDDGDYCFDFRRRQICDDKKHETISLTF, encoded by the exons ATGGCGGTAGCGGTGGAAGCAAATCCCACGCCTCTCCCCAATCCAAagccaaaaccaaaaccaaaaccctcCCTCCGCGTCTGCTTCTCCTACGCCGCCTACGCCAAAAACGTCGTCCACTACCTCCACTCCTCCAACATCCCCATCGCCGCCGCCCTCTCCGACGCCGAATTCGCCGCCGTAGAATCCGCCTTCCGTTTCTCCTTCCCGCCCGACCTCCGCTCCATCCTCCAGGAGGGCCTCCCCGTGGGCCCCGGCTTCCCCAACTGGCGCTCCTCCTCCCAACAGCAGCTCGAAATCCTCACCACCCTCCCCGTCCTCGGCATCTGCAAGGAAGTTTCTAGAAACAACTTCTGGCTCGACTCCTGGGGCCTCAAACCCCCCGACCCCGATCGCGCCGCTTTATTAGCCAAGGCGTTTCTGAAAAAAGCCCCCGTCCTCGTCCCGATTTACCGCAACTTCTACATTCCGTCCGCTCCCTGCGCCGCCGGAAATCCCGTTTTTTACGTGCATGGCAGCGACGTCAGGGTTTGGAGCTTCGACATCGCCGGATTCTTCCAGAAG ATGGAGTTTGGGATGTGCGGGGAGGCGATACCGAGGAGGAGGGTGGGGGCGGGGGTGTTTTCTGCGGCGCCAGCATGGGCGGCAACGGAGGGGAGGAGGATAGAGTTTTGGACGGAGATGGCGGAGAAGAGAGGAGGGTGGTGGAGCGGGGAGCTAGGAGGGTGTTTGGAGGAGGTGTGCTGGAGGCTGAGGGATGGAGGGTGGAAGGAGGAGGATGTGAGGGAGATGATGATGATCGACGGCTGTGATGCGTCGGTTGACGGAGAGGGGGTGGGCTCGATGTCGGAGAGAATGCTGCGTGCGGGGTGGAGCACGGAGGATGTGGTGGACCTGCTCGGATTCCCAAATCGGAACGGTGTGGATGATGGAGACTATTGCTTTGATTTCCGTCGTAGACAAATTTGTGATGATAAAAAGCATGAGACTATTAGCCTTACGTTTTGA